A stretch of Telopea speciosissima isolate NSW1024214 ecotype Mountain lineage chromosome 11, Tspe_v1, whole genome shotgun sequence DNA encodes these proteins:
- the LOC122645328 gene encoding two-component response regulator ORR21-like, with protein sequence MSLRVLVDDDTTCLRILKQMLRRCLYLGKFILLKDDTCSSYGSCKGDTATTDQFPAGLRVLVVDDDTTSLRILEQMLRRCKYLVTTCSQVTIALNLVWEGKGYFDVIISDVYIPDMDGFKLLEKVGLEMDLPVVMMSSVRKKWNENKEDEQSGCEDEGELENDEDDEDDPGTSKKPRVVWSVELHQKFVCAVNQLGIDKAVPKRILELMSVPGLTRENIAIHLQKYRLCLKRISGVAQQQGGISNSFCGPVESNAKLGSSVPSGQFWGAKHSEQ encoded by the exons ATGAGCCTGAGAGTGCTTGTGGACGATGACACAACCTGTTTGAGGATTTTGAAGCAGATGCTTCGGAGATGCTTGTATCTTGGTAAGTTCATCTTACTTAAAGATGATACTTGTAGTAGTTATGGATCTTGCAAGGGAGATACTGCAACAACGGATCAGTTTCCTGCTGGTCTGAGAGTGCTTGTTGTAGACGATGACACAACCAGTTTGAGGATTTTGGAGCAGATGCTACGGAGATGCAAGTATCTTG TTACAACTTGCTCCCAGGTTACTATTGCTTTAAACTTAGTTTGGGAAGGAAAAGGTTATTTTGATGTGATAATAAGTGATGTTTATATACCTGATATGGATGGATTTAAGCTTCTTGAAAAAGTTGGGCTAGAGATGGACTTACCTGTTGTTA TGATGTCTTCTGTAAGGAAAAAGTGGAATGAGAATAAAGAAGATGAACAATCTGGTTGTGAAGATGAGGGTGAATTGgaaaatgatgaagatgatgaagatgaccCGGGTACATCAAAGAAACCCCGTGTAGTGTGGTCGGTGGAACTGCATCAGAAATTTGTCTGTGCTGTGAATCAGCTTGGAATTGATA AGGCTGTTCCCAAGAGAATTCTTGAATTGATGAGTGTTCCAGGTTTAACTAGAGAAAATATTGCAATCCATTTGCAG AAATACAGACTATGTTTAAAGAGGATAAGTGGAGTAGCTCAGCAACAAGGGGGGATTTCCAATTCATTCTGTGGGCCTGTGGAATCAAATGCAAAACTTGGTTCCTCTGTTCCTTCTGG TCAATTTTGGGGGGCTAAACATTCAGAACAATAA
- the LOC122645771 gene encoding adagio protein 3-like has protein sequence MFESFTGYRADEVIGRNCQFLQYRDPSTQKPLPLVDNAVTSEIRRCLVKGVEFQGELLNFRKNGTPLVNRLQLRPIHGDDGIVTHIIGIQTFSEANSTSTV, from the exons ATGTTCGAAAGCTTCACTGGCTACCGTGCAGACGAAGTTATTGGCCGGAACTG TCAGTTTTTACAGTATAGAGACCCATCTACACAGAAGCCGCTTCCTTTGGTAGATAATGCGGTAACATCTGAAATCCGAAGATGTCTTGTGAAAGGGGTTGAATTCCAAGGTGAGCTCTTAAATTTCAGGAAGAATGGTACTCCTTTGGTGAACAGACTACAACTGAGGCCCATACATGGGGATGATGGCATTGTAACACACATCATAGGTATTCAAACATTCTCTGAAGCAAATTCAACTTCAACCGTGTGA